From Paenibacillus sp. V4I7, one genomic window encodes:
- a CDS encoding ABC transporter ATP-binding protein, whose protein sequence is MEKLKKFLAYYKPYKKVLFADLFFAALASMTVLAYPLLVNQITKNAISDEGIDVTLVFKMVGIFLFLMVVEYVSNFYTDYFGHAMGAKIESDMRKNLFQHVQKLSFSYHDNARTGQLMSRITTDLFDVSELAHHGPEDTVISLVRILGSFIILLSINWVLASAIFLILPFMFIFAYHYSIKMKHALKKNKERIADINAQIEDSLSGIRVVQSFVNEDIEVDKFRSSNYRFLESRKKGYLVEALFYNGLTGFISLINISVVVAGAILISYNQLLLTELITFLLYINTLIDPVKRLVNFTQNLQNGVAGFERFMEIMAIESDITDAKDATELSNVKGSVEFVNVGFQYASDSNYVFKNINITARPGEYVALVGPSGVGKTTLCSLIPRFYDTSEGTIKIDGTDIKTIRLKSLRDNIGIVQQDVYLFSGTIKENILYGKPGATDEEMINAAINANAHEFIIGLPDDYNAYIGQRGVKLSGGQKQRISIARLFLKNPPILILDEATSALDNESERVVQESFEKLAKNRTAFVIAHRLSTIKSAKRIIVLSEDGIAEEGTHTKLIENNGIYAKFYKMQFDQL, encoded by the coding sequence GTGGAAAAGTTAAAAAAGTTTCTAGCTTACTACAAACCTTATAAAAAAGTGTTGTTTGCTGATTTGTTCTTTGCAGCACTAGCTTCGATGACCGTACTTGCCTATCCCTTGCTGGTAAATCAAATAACCAAAAACGCAATAAGTGACGAAGGAATCGATGTTACGTTAGTTTTTAAAATGGTTGGCATCTTTTTATTTCTGATGGTCGTGGAGTATGTCAGCAACTTCTATACCGACTATTTTGGGCATGCGATGGGGGCAAAAATCGAGTCTGACATGCGAAAAAATTTGTTTCAGCATGTTCAAAAGCTCTCGTTTTCGTATCACGATAATGCCAGAACTGGGCAACTGATGTCTCGGATAACTACAGACTTATTCGATGTATCCGAACTTGCACACCATGGACCAGAAGATACGGTAATCTCTTTGGTGAGAATCCTGGGCTCGTTCATTATATTGCTAAGTATAAATTGGGTACTCGCGTCAGCTATTTTTTTGATTTTACCTTTCATGTTTATTTTTGCCTATCACTATAGCATCAAGATGAAGCACGCTCTTAAAAAAAATAAAGAACGTATCGCAGATATAAACGCTCAAATTGAAGACAGCCTTTCTGGGATTCGAGTTGTGCAATCGTTTGTAAATGAAGACATCGAAGTGGATAAATTTAGAAGCAGTAACTATCGTTTTTTAGAAAGCAGGAAAAAAGGATATTTGGTGGAAGCATTGTTCTACAATGGTTTGACTGGGTTTATTTCATTGATTAACATTTCGGTTGTTGTCGCAGGCGCCATTCTTATAAGTTATAACCAGTTGCTTCTAACCGAGTTGATTACCTTTTTGTTATACATAAACACCTTAATTGACCCTGTGAAGAGGTTAGTGAACTTTACTCAGAATCTTCAAAATGGGGTGGCTGGCTTTGAACGTTTTATGGAAATTATGGCGATTGAGTCGGACATTACCGATGCCAAAGATGCTACTGAGCTAAGCAATGTAAAGGGTTCAGTGGAATTTGTAAACGTAGGCTTCCAGTATGCCAGCGACTCGAATTATGTGTTTAAGAATATAAACATTACAGCAAGACCCGGTGAATATGTAGCACTTGTAGGACCTTCTGGAGTTGGAAAAACGACCCTTTGCAGTTTAATCCCGCGTTTTTATGACACCAGTGAAGGTACAATAAAAATCGATGGTACGGATATAAAAACCATAAGGCTAAAATCATTGCGTGACAATATTGGGATCGTACAACAAGATGTGTATTTGTTTTCGGGTACGATTAAAGAGAACATCTTGTACGGGAAGCCTGGGGCTACCGATGAGGAAATGATCAACGCTGCCATAAATGCTAATGCTCATGAATTTATTATCGGACTTCCGGATGACTACAACGCCTATATAGGTCAACGTGGCGTAAAGCTTTCAGGCGGTCAGAAACAACGCATAAGTATCGCACGTCTATTTTTAAAAAACCCTCCTATCCTTATATTGGATGAAGCCACTTCCGCCCTAGACAATGAGAGCGAAAGGGTGGTTCAGGAAAGTTTTGAAAAGTTAGCTAAGAACCGCACTGCCTTTGTAATTGCACATAGGCTGTCCACAATAAAAAGTGCAAAAAGGATTATTGTCTTATCGGAAGATGGGATTGCAGAGGAAGGTACACATACAAAGCTTATTGAAAACAATGGTATATATGCAAAGTTCTACAAAATGCAGTTTGATCAATTATAG
- a CDS encoding DUF3231 family protein: protein MKSPIQFYESNDIEHTPRLTAPEVANLWSQYQNDTMAICIFKHMLQFIINKDVKNIIEFADDIAKRQIEQISFFLNEEKFAIPHGFTDDDVYPKTQQLFSDQFCLIYIYIMSVNGLGGYSAALGTSVRTDIREYYVKCQNETMELFNKSLDVALEQGIISRPPSINPNNQVEFAEKQSFLAGFFGEQRPLNCIEVTHLFWDLKKIQVSKALTLAFSQVAKSEEIRAYFWRGIQVYKKQINVLEAILAEHNLPVPKSEDAEILASIEPTFSDRLMMHHKALLGATTAGFYGTAIASVQRSDVALAYTRLVAEMLKLTDDGAKIMIKHEWLEEPPYLEDRERLVKRK from the coding sequence ATGAAAAGTCCAATTCAATTTTATGAATCCAACGATATAGAGCATACGCCCAGATTAACTGCTCCTGAAGTTGCAAACCTTTGGTCGCAATACCAAAACGACACCATGGCAATTTGTATCTTCAAACATATGTTACAATTTATCATTAATAAAGACGTTAAAAATATAATTGAATTTGCTGATGACATTGCAAAACGACAAATTGAACAGATTTCCTTTTTTTTAAACGAAGAAAAATTTGCCATTCCACATGGTTTTACAGACGATGATGTTTATCCAAAAACCCAACAATTATTTAGTGATCAATTCTGTTTAATTTACATCTATATTATGAGTGTTAATGGATTGGGTGGATATTCTGCCGCTCTAGGCACGTCTGTACGAACAGACATTAGAGAATATTATGTTAAATGTCAGAATGAAACAATGGAACTATTCAATAAATCGTTAGATGTTGCCCTAGAACAAGGTATAATATCTCGACCACCTTCAATTAACCCAAATAATCAAGTTGAATTTGCTGAGAAACAAAGTTTTCTTGCAGGCTTTTTCGGAGAACAAAGACCATTAAATTGCATTGAAGTTACCCATCTCTTTTGGGATTTAAAGAAAATACAAGTCAGTAAAGCACTTACCCTTGCTTTTTCCCAAGTAGCAAAGTCAGAGGAAATTCGTGCGTATTTCTGGCGAGGGATTCAAGTTTATAAAAAACAAATTAATGTTCTCGAGGCAATCCTTGCCGAACATAACTTACCTGTTCCTAAATCTGAGGACGCAGAAATATTGGCTTCTATCGAGCCAACGTTCTCTGACAGACTAATGATGCATCATAAAGCACTTCTTGGTGCCACAACAGCGGGTTTTTACGGTACAGCAATAGCATCAGTACAAAGATCTGATGTAGCATTAGCATATACTCGCCTTGTAGCTGAAATGTTGAAATTAACAGATGACGGTGCAAAAATAATGATTAAACATGAATGGCTTGAGGAACCCCCATATCTTGAGGATCGAGAACGCTTAGTAAAAAGGAAATAA
- a CDS encoding 3'-5' exonuclease, with protein MHYIVMDMEFNGRRHYDIYPMETIEIGAVKLNEQLEIVDTFQSFIRPKFPLNRFALQFCGITEETLLKSKPFEVVIEKFKKFCGSDFKLIAWGGSDFFTLLVDCKVNRIKNEWVTTHLLDMTRFFEGGLQQALEDHGLHFIGQSHSALDDALNAVHLLMLKPGLVNDTNYFIPDPFKICTGGIKKWIQISLDEALQNNRMLRWDDFLRDQNTQKYISIMNLTDNEIGMVQKLFNKFAQMKYGSKFHFIRSNSAIS; from the coding sequence GTGCATTATATAGTTATGGATATGGAGTTCAATGGTAGGAGACACTACGATATATATCCTATGGAGACTATTGAAATAGGGGCTGTAAAATTAAATGAGCAATTGGAAATTGTCGATACGTTCCAAAGCTTTATTCGTCCTAAATTTCCTTTAAATAGATTTGCACTGCAGTTTTGCGGTATTACAGAAGAAACATTATTAAAAAGTAAGCCTTTTGAGGTAGTTATAGAGAAATTTAAAAAATTTTGCGGCAGCGATTTTAAATTGATTGCATGGGGCGGCAGCGATTTCTTTACTTTACTAGTTGATTGCAAAGTGAATCGTATTAAAAATGAATGGGTAACTACTCATTTATTGGACATGACTCGTTTTTTTGAAGGAGGATTGCAACAAGCTTTAGAAGATCATGGCCTTCATTTCATAGGGCAAAGCCATTCAGCATTGGATGATGCTTTAAATGCTGTGCATTTATTGATGTTAAAACCAGGGCTTGTAAATGATACGAATTATTTCATACCAGACCCTTTCAAAATATGTACGGGCGGCATAAAGAAATGGATCCAAATTTCCCTGGACGAAGCTCTTCAAAATAACCGAATGTTAAGATGGGACGATTTTTTAAGGGATCAGAATACGCAAAAGTATATATCCATTATGAACTTAACCGATAACGAAATTGGAATGGTACAAAAGTTATTTAATAAATTTGCCCAAATGAAGTATGGTTCCAAATTTCATTTCATACGGAGCAACAGCGCTATTAGCTAG
- a CDS encoding alpha/beta fold hydrolase codes for MRDFTKELPDHTEKYIGENDIFLEIFEGENFPKATNKRPPLLFVHGAYSGSWMWSKYIPHFISERWKCYVMNLRSHYKSRLLDMTKINFEDYLEDIKEVIAECEVSPILIGFSMGGILSQKLAETVEIAGLVLIDSVISKEVHKVVPYKELAQMIPGIILPAPAREELSSIDETADDIEFQRKYLTMESSKAFSAFSFSIETEGISIDSNSISCPCLVIKAVNCDDDDRRGRVTAEHLRAAYKGLWNTTHTGVLVGQRYMETVDTIMDWLKRV; via the coding sequence GTGAGAGATTTTACGAAAGAATTGCCCGATCATACAGAGAAATACATTGGGGAAAACGATATATTTTTAGAGATATTCGAGGGGGAAAACTTCCCGAAAGCAACTAATAAAAGGCCCCCTTTGCTTTTTGTACACGGTGCCTACTCAGGAAGTTGGATGTGGAGCAAATACATTCCTCACTTTATCAGTGAAAGGTGGAAATGCTATGTCATGAACTTGAGAAGTCACTACAAAAGCAGGCTGCTGGATATGACTAAGATAAATTTCGAGGATTATTTGGAGGATATTAAAGAGGTTATCGCTGAGTGTGAAGTTTCGCCGATTCTTATCGGATTTAGCATGGGGGGGATCCTGAGCCAGAAGTTGGCTGAAACCGTTGAGATCGCAGGGTTGGTGTTGATCGATTCAGTCATAAGCAAAGAAGTTCATAAAGTAGTACCATACAAAGAATTAGCTCAGATGATACCTGGTATCATATTGCCTGCCCCGGCCCGTGAAGAGCTTTCAAGCATAGATGAAACGGCAGATGACATTGAATTTCAAAGAAAGTATCTGACAATGGAGTCATCAAAGGCATTTAGCGCTTTTTCTTTTTCAATCGAAACAGAGGGTATATCAATAGACAGCAATTCAATTTCTTGCCCGTGCTTGGTTATCAAAGCAGTAAACTGTGATGATGACGACCGTCGGGGTAGGGTGACAGCGGAGCACCTCCGTGCTGCATATAAAGGGCTTTGGAACACAACTCATACTGGTGTGCTCGTAGGGCAGAGATATATGGAAACAGTAGATACAATCATGGACTGGTTAAAAAGAGTTTAA
- a CDS encoding SpoIID/LytB domain-containing protein — MYANSAAAFTAPLTEKIMEKNTAQGTLELELAGVLPLASGYTVEHVVGGQTYAGSLSQVMIGAENVTAYPNDAGQIAKLVINGVTPADRMRVGIRRDIADITDNTTFDHAKLDIQSANGYTLLDKKGNTSFAIPAAKLVTFTTVSGQIVVMMDGAELYRTANRMYATQLSPDSSLLQIMTFRRAQGNPLYRNTLEISLAATPDRLKLVNDITLEQYLYQVVPSEMPASFGLEALKAQAVAARTYALTDYYSNRFADRGFHIDDSTLSQVFNNSAENALTTQAVNATAGLIMKSGGQLVDARFYSTSGGFGASKHEVWSDLGATTFPGTPIPYLIARSYTYDKADPSKMLELNTSDEQALNAFYKDLSYRGFDSESLYFRWKIGLTGQELQNTINANLVARYTADPAFILSRQPDGSFASQPIPPGGVGTLTDISVAKRGAGGNITELVITGTTGTYKIIKEFNIRFLIRPSKAMTGSASDILAYRAKGGSADYDPAGTLRNPSILYSAFFTFDVIRGAAGSIAGITFYGGGNGHGVGMSQYAASMLGLNGWKFDQILNSYYANMQLQTAAGQPFQVMALELGGLAPMNPGDTRQAQVAAIYNDGSRVIWTAGVRYASSNPAVATVSPFGLVTAIGYGQTVITVSYSTIAASYSLSVASSVASLEIGGLAPMKAGESLQSVVTAVYADGTRVPLNEGVTFVSSNPVVATVDETGLVTAASMGETVITASFEGRIAEYRLNVTSSLRGISIDKLKPMRAGETVQLTVTAHYSDDTFADVTASATIASSDPNIAAIDASGNVTALEKGHTTLTATYTGQTAEEKLNVQKEK, encoded by the coding sequence GTGTATGCGAACTCGGCTGCGGCATTCACGGCGCCGTTGACCGAGAAGATCATGGAGAAGAACACGGCGCAAGGAACGTTAGAGCTGGAGTTAGCGGGTGTCTTGCCGCTGGCGTCTGGCTACACCGTCGAGCACGTCGTAGGCGGGCAAACGTACGCAGGCTCGCTGTCTCAAGTGATGATCGGCGCCGAGAACGTCACGGCGTACCCGAACGATGCTGGCCAAATCGCGAAGCTGGTTATCAACGGAGTAACGCCGGCAGACCGCATGCGCGTCGGCATCCGCAGAGACATCGCCGACATTACGGACAACACGACGTTCGACCACGCGAAGCTGGATATCCAATCGGCGAACGGTTATACGCTGCTGGATAAGAAAGGGAACACAAGCTTCGCGATTCCGGCGGCCAAGCTCGTTACGTTCACGACAGTGAGCGGTCAAATTGTCGTCATGATGGATGGTGCTGAGCTGTATCGCACAGCTAACCGCATGTACGCCACGCAACTGAGCCCGGACAGCTCGCTGCTGCAGATCATGACGTTCAGACGGGCGCAAGGCAATCCGCTTTATCGGAACACGCTCGAAATCTCCCTTGCGGCGACACCGGACAGGCTGAAACTCGTCAACGACATTACGCTGGAACAATATTTGTACCAAGTCGTTCCGAGCGAAATGCCTGCTTCCTTCGGTCTGGAAGCGCTGAAGGCGCAAGCCGTCGCAGCCCGGACTTACGCGCTGACCGACTACTATAGCAATCGGTTCGCGGACCGCGGCTTCCATATCGACGACAGCACGCTGAGCCAAGTGTTCAACAACAGCGCCGAGAACGCCCTCACGACGCAAGCCGTGAACGCGACGGCAGGGCTGATTATGAAGAGCGGCGGCCAGCTCGTCGATGCCCGGTTCTATTCCACCTCCGGCGGCTTCGGCGCATCGAAGCATGAGGTGTGGTCCGATTTGGGCGCGACGACGTTTCCAGGGACACCGATTCCTTATCTGATCGCGAGGAGCTACACGTACGACAAGGCCGATCCTTCGAAAATGCTAGAGCTCAACACGTCCGACGAACAGGCGCTGAACGCTTTTTACAAGGACTTGTCCTACCGCGGGTTTGACTCCGAATCGCTGTACTTTCGCTGGAAAATCGGCCTTACCGGCCAAGAGCTCCAAAATACGATCAACGCCAACCTGGTGGCCCGTTACACGGCGGATCCCGCCTTTATCCTCTCCCGACAGCCGGACGGAAGCTTCGCAAGCCAGCCCATTCCGCCGGGTGGCGTCGGGACGCTGACGGACATCTCCGTGGCGAAACGCGGAGCAGGCGGCAATATTACGGAGCTCGTTATTACGGGCACGACCGGCACTTATAAGATCATTAAGGAATTCAACATCCGCTTCCTCATCCGTCCGAGCAAAGCGATGACCGGCAGCGCTTCTGATATCCTTGCTTACCGGGCCAAAGGCGGATCGGCAGATTACGATCCGGCTGGCACGCTCCGAAACCCGAGCATTCTGTATTCGGCGTTTTTCACTTTCGATGTGATCCGGGGTGCGGCAGGCTCGATTGCCGGCATAACTTTCTACGGAGGCGGCAACGGGCACGGCGTCGGCATGAGCCAATACGCCGCGTCCATGCTCGGCTTGAACGGCTGGAAATTCGATCAGATTCTGAACAGCTACTATGCCAACATGCAGCTTCAGACGGCGGCCGGCCAGCCGTTCCAAGTCATGGCGTTGGAGCTCGGCGGACTCGCGCCGATGAATCCGGGCGACACCCGGCAAGCTCAGGTTGCCGCGATCTACAATGATGGATCCCGCGTGATCTGGACAGCCGGTGTTCGTTACGCCAGCAGCAATCCGGCCGTCGCGACGGTGAGCCCTTTCGGTCTCGTCACGGCGATCGGTTATGGCCAGACCGTTATCACGGTGAGCTACAGTACGATCGCCGCCAGCTACAGCCTTTCCGTGGCTAGCAGCGTTGCAAGCCTCGAAATCGGCGGCCTTGCGCCGATGAAGGCGGGAGAGTCGCTGCAATCGGTCGTGACGGCGGTGTATGCCGACGGCACACGTGTTCCCTTGAACGAGGGCGTAACGTTTGTGAGCAGCAATCCGGTCGTCGCGACGGTGGATGAAACAGGACTCGTAACCGCGGCGAGCATGGGCGAAACGGTTATCACGGCATCCTTCGAAGGACGCATAGCCGAATATCGTCTGAACGTTACCTCTTCGTTGCGAGGAATCTCCATCGATAAGCTCAAACCGATGAGGGCTGGCGAAACGGTACAGCTTACTGTAACCGCGCATTATTCCGACGATACGTTCGCCGATGTCACAGCTAGCGCAACAATTGCGAGCAGCGATCCGAATATCGCGGCCATCGATGCGTCCGGCAATGTTACGGCTCTCGAGAAAGGACATACGACGCTCACGGCAACCTATACGGGACAGACGGCAGAGGAGAAGCTGAACGTCCAAAAAGAAAAATAA
- a CDS encoding Rrf2 family transcriptional regulator, whose translation MQYSIGVEYALHCLVYLIEVPPDSSVGIKELSAFQGISETYLSKMFGKLTKAGIVKSTPGVKGGYSLSKSPEEISFLDVIDAIEGINPIFQCKNIIANGLLYRDKECTSCTADTPPCTINLVMLEAEEHMRSFLRSKTLKWLNEDLERVLPKQIRYDTRKYFSAPK comes from the coding sequence ATGCAGTATAGTATTGGCGTTGAATATGCACTGCACTGCCTTGTATATTTAATCGAAGTTCCACCAGATTCCAGCGTTGGTATAAAAGAACTTTCCGCTTTTCAAGGAATTTCTGAAACGTACCTCTCTAAGATGTTTGGCAAATTAACAAAGGCTGGTATCGTTAAATCCACTCCTGGTGTTAAAGGCGGTTATAGTTTGTCCAAGTCTCCAGAAGAAATTTCTTTTTTGGACGTAATCGATGCAATTGAAGGCATAAATCCTATTTTTCAATGCAAAAACATAATTGCAAACGGCCTACTGTACCGAGATAAGGAGTGTACATCTTGTACAGCAGATACGCCTCCTTGCACGATAAATTTAGTTATGCTAGAGGCAGAAGAACATATGAGGTCGTTTCTCCGAAGCAAGACACTGAAATGGTTGAATGAGGATTTGGAGCGAGTCCTGCCGAAACAAATACGCTACGATACCCGAAAATATTTTTCTGCGCCAAAGTAG
- a CDS encoding cytochrome-c oxidase, with protein sequence MGIMMFRISVVYFFIGVVLGILIHVMPELAVVHPHWNLLGWVSFALGGIVYCLFPKAGTSKLGKAHFWLHLLGIPILLYGLLRVGMGQPAEPFAPLGGLLYCSRCVVIMV encoded by the coding sequence ATGGGAATTATGATGTTTCGCATTTCAGTTGTTTATTTCTTTATCGGGGTGGTTCTGGGCATTCTCATCCATGTGATGCCGGAACTGGCAGTCGTGCATCCTCATTGGAACCTGCTCGGATGGGTGTCATTCGCTCTCGGCGGGATTGTATATTGTCTCTTCCCTAAGGCGGGGACAAGTAAGCTGGGAAAAGCACATTTTTGGCTTCATCTTCTAGGTATTCCCATTCTGCTTTACGGATTGCTGCGCGTGGGGATGGGGCAGCCGGCGGAGCCATTCGCACCTTTAGGCGGTCTGCTTTATTGTAGTCGGTGTGTTGTTATTATGGTCTAA
- a CDS encoding FMN-dependent NADH-azoreductase, whose amino-acid sequence MKMLIINAHPKIKSTSSVTLNVLDHFLKVYKELNPSETIEQIDLYSEEVPMVDQTVLSAWEKLAQGEQITAEEQKVTSRMAEVLQQFKSANKYVIAMPLHNFNIPTKLKDYMDNIFIARETFKYTENGSVGLLNDGRSILVIQGSGGVYTNNDWYTEVEYSHKYLKSMFNFLGLEDYQIIRAQGTAIRNREVVLEEAYKDADQAAKHLSGLVRS is encoded by the coding sequence ATGAAAATGCTTATCATTAATGCCCATCCCAAAATTAAGTCCACATCTTCTGTCACCTTGAACGTTCTCGATCATTTTTTGAAGGTATATAAGGAATTAAACCCTAGTGAGACCATCGAACAAATCGATCTATATAGCGAAGAGGTACCCATGGTCGATCAAACGGTTTTGAGCGCATGGGAAAAATTGGCGCAGGGTGAACAGATCACCGCTGAAGAGCAAAAAGTGACTTCGCGTATGGCTGAAGTCTTACAACAATTTAAAAGCGCTAATAAGTATGTCATTGCCATGCCGCTGCATAACTTCAACATTCCGACAAAGCTCAAAGATTATATGGATAACATCTTCATTGCCCGCGAGACTTTCAAATACACGGAGAATGGCTCAGTGGGTCTGCTGAATGACGGCCGGAGCATTCTTGTGATCCAAGGAAGCGGTGGCGTCTACACCAATAACGATTGGTATACGGAAGTTGAATATTCTCATAAATACCTCAAATCCATGTTTAATTTCTTAGGCCTTGAAGATTATCAAATTATTAGAGCTCAAGGTACTGCTATTAGAAATCGGGAAGTCGTATTAGAAGAAGCCTACAAAGATGCTGACCAAGCTGCCAAACATTTGTCTGGTTTAGTTAGGTCATAA
- a CDS encoding MarR family winged helix-turn-helix transcriptional regulator has product MQNRDAISLISKIREKVNRFIVAEMVKYGIDGIGTSHGDIIYELFKKPRLTMADISKGINKDKSTVTALVDKLVRLGYVTKERDREDTRVVYVTLTHKGSELKPIFELISKEMLDVFYLNISEKEKEDLLNVLKKIYYNF; this is encoded by the coding sequence ATGCAAAATAGAGATGCCATTTCATTAATTTCCAAAATTAGAGAGAAAGTTAATCGGTTTATTGTAGCAGAGATGGTGAAGTATGGGATAGACGGTATTGGCACTTCACATGGTGATATCATCTATGAGCTGTTTAAGAAGCCCAGACTCACTATGGCGGACATTTCAAAAGGGATTAATAAGGATAAATCTACAGTCACAGCACTTGTTGACAAGTTGGTCCGGCTCGGATATGTGACAAAGGAAAGGGACAGAGAGGACACGAGGGTTGTTTATGTCACTTTAACTCATAAGGGGAGTGAACTGAAACCGATCTTTGAATTAATATCTAAAGAAATGTTAGACGTGTTTTACTTAAACATCTCTGAAAAAGAAAAAGAAGATCTGCTTAACGTTTTAAAAAAGATTTATTACAACTTTTAA